A window of Punica granatum isolate Tunisia-2019 chromosome 8, ASM765513v2, whole genome shotgun sequence genomic DNA:
GCGATGGGATATCTGTCTATGCTTCATCAAAGATCTGGATCGATCACTGCTCCCTGTCCTACTGCACAGATGGCCTGATTGATGTTACCCGGGGGTCCACCGCCGTCACCATATCCAACAGCTTCTTCTCGCACCATGAGAAGGTCATGTTGCTAGGACATAGTGACGATTTCACAGCAGACTCAGGAATGCAGGTCACCGTGGCATTCAACCACTTTGGTGAAGACCTGGTCGAGAGGATGCCGCGTTGTAGGCATGGTTACTTTCATGTTGTGAACAATGACTACACCCAGTGGGGGATGTACGCTGTTGGAGGAAGCGCTGCCCCGATAATAAACAGCCAGGGGAACCGGTACATCGCGCCTCAAAATGGCAACAATAAGGAGGTATCTAATTTTTGACATTGTCGCTGTTTCATCTAGCAATCGAAGTTGCTGTTGGTCTCGACCCTCTGTTACtaattttttgatatataACAGGTTACCAAGAGGATGGACACGGATGAGAGCGAGTGGAGGAGATGGAACTGGAGATCCGAGGGAGACCTGATGGTGAACGGTGCGTTCTTCGTCCCCTCTGGTGTCGAACTAAGTCCCCAGTTCACGGAGGCCACCAGTATGGCTCCCTTTGCAGCCAATGTCATCGAGCAGCTGACCATGAATGTCGGTGTCACGGGTCTCCCTAGGTACCAACCCCAGTTACATGAGATGCTTCTAATTTTCGAAATTCCTTTTCCCCCCAAAATTTATTATCAGTCAATGACATCGGTCACGGTTGTTCTATCAAATTTTAACTCGAAAAAGTGCTTGCCATCGTTCTCATGTTCCGTACCGGAGAATTCCCTATTATGAGCGACTTCTTTCTTGCAGTAGCAACGTCAATCCTGGGAACGGCATGCCTTCCAACCCCGGAGGAACCAGCCCAGGCGAGACCCCTCCCAGCCCAGGGTTAGTCGTCGGTGGCACGCCTCCCGTCACAGGATACAGTCCTCCCATCATGGGCTACGGTGGGGGTGGGACCTATGGCTATTACCCATGGGGCAACGGCGGCAACTATGGCCCTCGGACGAGCAATGCACCAAAATCAACCTCAATAGTTCTGATCATTCTAGTCGTCTCAACTTTGTACAGTGCATTTATCTTACTTTGATGCCAATAGCTTCAGTTTAGGGTCGTCATAGGCGCATTCTTACATCTCCGTAAGTTTCTACCAAAGCCCCCTAAAGTCGGGAGGGGTTCATTCTATAGTCAAGAGGAGTTCGTTCTATTTAGATGCCTACGAATTTGATTTCGACATCACTACAATACCAGCAGGACATTTGGTACAAGAAACTGGTTCACCTTCCAGGTGTTAATTACGAAGAATGCAAAGAAGTTGGAATTGGAAGTCATGCAGTTACAAGTGCATTCAGGCTTGTGGTAGCGATGAAAAGTCGGGAAACTGTTTTAACAAATGCAAGGATTAGGGTACTTGGCAATGTATCAATAAATATCGTACATCAAACAAAATTTTCCCGGATATAACCCCGTTGCAACATCCTCAATGAAACAATTCTACTTATCTACACAACAGCACGGGAAACTCTAGTATCTAGAAACATATTTCACTAGACCCATTGACAAGTTGCTTAGAAGATATTCAATTACTGTGACCACGGCAATACCTCAACATCGATAGACTATCAAAATCCAGCTTGGGCTGAGACACAATGATGCATCAAAACCGAGCCTTCCTTTTGCGAGCTGTGAATTTTGAGTCGGGAGGCACAACATTCCCTTTTCTTCTCATCTGCTCCTTCTTCTTTAGGACCCACTCTCTTCCTTTGCCCCTTTTATTCAGCTTCTGCTTCTTCCTAGGTCGGTGCCTATCTGAGATACTAACCTGCACAAAGCGCGAAAtccaaaaggagagcatgaatgcatgtttgaggaaaaaaatatgagaatgGTAGAAGCAGAATCCCTATATGATAACTCGTCAAAAAGAATCCCTATTTGACAGGGGAAGAATTCAGCTATTAGGTCTCATGAAATCAACTCACCGTTCGATTCTCATCATCGCCACTACTCTCATCGGATGAACTCTCTCCATCGTCCCCCTTTCCCTTTGGGACGGCTGTGCTTATAGATGGGGGTCCACAAGTGAGCACGAGGTACTCTTTCCGGCTCTTGCTACTgcattaatcaataattttgaGGTCAGTTCCCCTCATTCATctgtatatacatacatataaaattatgcaataTGTTGTCAGCATCAACACCTAATCCACATGAATCTCAAGATGTTGAGAGATGCGCAAACTTAGTCAATGACTCAAGTTGATCATATTGGACACTCCGGGGACAGCATCGAAACCAGAATATGAAGCAAGAGATTATATTAGCACCTATGTGGGTAGTCAACCACGACACCACCAGCAAACCCAGCACGCATTGCAGAACTGAGAATCAACTCCCGTTGGGCTATACTTTCGGGATAGACTTGGAAAACTGCTCTTGCTCCTCTTGCCAAGCATCGATATAAGGATCCAAAAAAAGCCCTGTTAAGAAGTCAATAGTGACATCAAAGACGCACCATGAGAGGTGTAATTAAGAGCTTGTAATGTGAGAAGGGCAACAAGTAACATGACACAAGTTAGCAAACCCTTATTGCACGTACTTCAATCTTAATCGTGGCTCGTGACTGGACTTATCAGCATTGCATAACCACTGCAATAGTAAATTAAGAAATTCACAGAGTCAATGAGTTGAAAAGGGTAAGCCCACTAATATCTTTCCTCAGTCTGATGCCATACCAACAGTTGAAAACAGAGGGCACAGTTTAACAACGATAGACCTACCAATCATCAGAAACAGAGAACTCATGATAATCCTAATAATGTAGTTCCAGCAATCTCCCAATAATTCACTAAAGTGATATATTCGATAGCTAAGACCAAAGTGCCACAGCAGGAACTTATTACTGCCAGGAAGAAGTTGTACCTGAACAGCAGAGATGCTGATGGCTCCATCTATAACTCCAGGACGTAATCCTAGGCcctaattcaaaaatataagCATCAAGGAAAGAATAGGCCAAGTTACTGTAGCAATGCCATACAAATAAAGCAAATGTAATCAGAATCTTACAGTCTAAATTAGACAGCTTAGAGTAAGCCACAAGGCAAATACAGGTATAACGAacattatttcaaaattatggCAAGTAACTGAAGCCAATAAACCCCTCATAAAGGTCGAAAAATGGATCACTTGCAAGAGAAACAAGAATAAGTACCAAAGAGTTAAACTAGGATTGGTACCTGACCCATGTCACCAAGTAAAAGATCACCCTCTGCCTCCCTCTCCAATGCGATGTCTAATATTGGGGGGGAACAATGCAACAGCATATAAAGGCCAGAAAGCAGGAAAACATATACAACCGATATCAGGAAATCGAATATCAACTTACTAAGCATCGACTGAGAAATATCTAAACCGACCCAGACATGACCATTCTCAGAGAGTGTCTCCCCACTCAACCCAGACCCACAACCTATGAAAAACCAAAGTAGCCATtgttgaaaataaattcatcatCATGATTAAATAGGCCAAATTCACAAAACCAAATATTGCAGCTCAGAAAGAAGAAACCGAGGATACCAATATCGAGGAGCAATCTCGGGATTCCATCATCAGGCAAAGCAAGAAGCTCCAGCGCCCTCTCGGAAAGCCTAGCCTGTAGATCCACAAACCACCATAGAAACTCAAACCATAGAAGCACCAAAGTTCACAAAGACCGAATTAATCAAACTCATGGAAAATTCGCAACAAAaggaaagggggaaaaaagggATTTTTGTAACTTCCGGCGAACCTGAATGTCGATGATGCGGGAGGAGGACGTGTACTTGCGGGCCTCGGTATCGTCATAGAATATCTCCGGCGGCGCTTGTAGCTCTGGTCGAGACGCCATAACAGCACACCTCCTGAAGCAGAGCACACGAAATCGATTATCGACGCTAACAAGAGCTCATGATACAAAAACCTCTCATCATTTCACAAGAGAAGAGTGGCAGcaaacaaaaagaaaggaatttCGACGTGCTTGACAAATAGTAGTTAACCTAATGAAGCAAGCAAGACGGAATCGCGGTGGTGGGGAAAGGGGAGCGTGAGAAGCTCGGAGCTGAACTCAGACACGTCTGAGGATAGCGGCGGAGAGAAGCGGCGGCGGAGGGTGGCGGCGGGAAGAGTGACCGGGCAGGGGAGAGACAGAGAAGATTATGGTTCCGTTTTTCC
This region includes:
- the LOC116189174 gene encoding probable pectate lyase 5 isoform X1; this translates as MRSSCKIVVVVIGLLVSSLHVLVEAQLTLPHQHPNPEAVVQEVRRRVNESISRRQLLGLQEKDQCGTGNPIDDCWHCNPNWRNDPQILADCAIGFGHDALGGKGGRIYYVTDPSDNDPVNPAPGTLRYGVIQSEPLWILFSGNMVINLKYELLVSSFKTIDGRGPRVEITGKGCVILDSVSNVIIHNIHIHHCKPSGNAKIRTSPVQISERGQSDGDGISVYASSKIWIDHCSLSYCTDGLIDVTRGSTAVTISNSFFSHHEKVMLLGHSDDFTADSGMQVTVAFNHFGEDLVERMPRCRHGYFHVVNNDYTQWGMYAVGGSAAPIINSQGNRYIAPQNGNNKEVTKRMDTDESEWRRWNWRSEGDLMVNGAFFVPSGVELSPQFTEATSMAPFAANVIEQLTMNVGVTGLPSSNVNPGNGMPSNPGGTSPGETPPSPGLVVGGTPPVTGYSPPIMGYGGGGTYGYYPWGNGGNYGPRTSNAPKSTSIVLIILVVSTLYSAFILL
- the LOC116189174 gene encoding probable pectate lyase 5 isoform X2, translated to MRSSCKIVVVVIGLLVSSLHVLVEAQLTLPHQHPNPEAVVQEVRRRVNESISRRQLLGLQEKDQCGTGNPIDDCWHCNPNWRNDPQILADCAIGFGHDALGGKGGRIYYVTDPSDNDPVNPAPGTLRYGVIQSEPLWILFSGNMVINLKYELLVSSFKTIDGRGPRVEITGKGCVILDSVSNVIIHNIHIHHCKPSGNAKIRTSPVQISERGQSDGDGISVYASSKIWIDHCSLSYCTDGLIDVTRGSTAVTISNSFFSHHEKVMLLGHSDDFTADSGMQVTVAFNHFGEDLVERMPRCRHGYFHVVNNDYTQWGMYAVGGSAAPIINSQGNRYIAPQNGNNKEVTKRMDTDESEWRRWNWRSEGDLMVNGAFFVPSGVELSPQFTEATSMAPFAANVIEQLTMNVGVTGLPSNVNPGNGMPSNPGGTSPGETPPSPGLVVGGTPPVTGYSPPIMGYGGGGTYGYYPWGNGGNYGPRTSNAPKSTSIVLIILVVSTLYSAFILL
- the LOC116189175 gene encoding 18S rRNA (guanine-N(7))-methyltransferase RID2-like isoform X1, with the protein product MASRPELQAPPEIFYDDTEARKYTSSSRIIDIQARLSERALELLALPDDGIPRLLLDIGCGSGLSGETLSENGHVWVGLDISQSMLSKLIFDFLISVVYVFLLSGLYMLLHCSPPILDIALEREAEGDLLLGDMGQGLGLRPGVIDGAISISAVQWLCNADKSSHEPRLRLKAFFGSLYRCLARGARAVFQVYPESIAQRELILSSAMRAGFAGGVVVDYPHSSKSRKEYLVLTCGPPSISTAVPKGKGDDGESSSDESSGDDENRTVSISDRHRPRKKQKLNKRGKGREWVLKKKEQMRRKGNVVPPDSKFTARKRKARF
- the LOC116189175 gene encoding 18S rRNA (guanine-N(7))-methyltransferase RID2-like isoform X3; this translates as MASRPELQAPPEIFYDDTEARKYTSSSRIIDIQARLSERALELLALPDDGIPRLLLDIDIALEREAEGDLLLGDMGQGLGLRPGVIDGAISISAVQWLCNADKSSHEPRLRLKAFFGSLYRCLARGARAVFQVYPESIAQRELILSSAMRAGFAGGVVVDYPHSSKSRKEYLVLTCGPPSISTAVPKGKGDDGESSSDESSGDDENRTVSISDRHRPRKKQKLNKRGKGREWVLKKKEQMRRKGNVVPPDSKFTARKRKARF
- the LOC116189175 gene encoding 18S rRNA (guanine-N(7))-methyltransferase RID2-like isoform X2; this encodes MASRPELQAPPEIFYDDTEARKYTSSSRIIDIQARLSERALELLALPDDGIPRLLLDIGCGSGLSGETLSENGHVWVGLDISQSMLNIALEREAEGDLLLGDMGQGLGLRPGVIDGAISISAVQWLCNADKSSHEPRLRLKAFFGSLYRCLARGARAVFQVYPESIAQRELILSSAMRAGFAGGVVVDYPHSSKSRKEYLVLTCGPPSISTAVPKGKGDDGESSSDESSGDDENRTVSISDRHRPRKKQKLNKRGKGREWVLKKKEQMRRKGNVVPPDSKFTARKRKARF